From Cecembia calidifontis, one genomic window encodes:
- a CDS encoding polysaccharide deacetylase family protein, translated as MFTYSLLYFLLFWMTTEPQPLTEEPPQNPTENQEIKDSKPKPKLAISFDDGNTADMPGHTLDEWNNLILKHLDKHGAKAVFFATGGQLNSPKGRQLLENWVQSGHYLGNHTFTHPSFNSEEVSLEDYKRDFLKNNPFLSQFDNFVPFFRFPYLKEGQTIEKRDGFRRFLEENGFRNGHVTIDGSDWYINSRLLSRLKRNPKADISDFRDWYVKHHMERANFNDSLATVLTDRKINHVLLLHHNLAASLFLGDLLDALAAEGWEIIDAMEAYEDPIYQNQPKTLPAGGNFLRALSKEAGIYGSLFAHAPEREGYLKNQMDILGL; from the coding sequence ATGTTTACATACAGCCTACTGTACTTCCTGCTTTTTTGGATGACGACGGAACCCCAACCGTTAACGGAAGAACCACCCCAAAACCCTACTGAAAATCAAGAAATTAAGGACTCAAAACCCAAACCCAAATTGGCCATCTCCTTTGACGATGGCAATACTGCGGATATGCCCGGTCACACTTTGGATGAGTGGAACAACCTTATCTTAAAGCATTTAGATAAACATGGTGCCAAAGCGGTGTTTTTCGCTACAGGGGGACAACTCAATAGCCCAAAAGGCCGGCAATTACTGGAAAATTGGGTACAATCAGGCCATTATCTTGGCAACCATACCTTTACCCACCCCAGTTTCAACAGCGAAGAAGTAAGCCTGGAGGACTACAAAAGAGATTTCCTTAAAAACAATCCATTCCTTTCCCAATTCGATAATTTCGTGCCGTTTTTCCGCTTCCCTTACCTTAAAGAAGGACAAACCATAGAAAAAAGAGATGGTTTCAGAAGATTTCTTGAAGAAAATGGATTTAGGAATGGCCATGTGACCATTGATGGTTCTGACTGGTACATCAACAGCAGACTTCTCAGCAGGTTGAAGAGAAACCCAAAAGCTGATATATCTGATTTCAGAGATTGGTACGTCAAACACCATATGGAAAGGGCAAATTTCAATGATAGTCTGGCTACGGTCCTTACCGATAGAAAAATCAACCATGTACTTTTATTACACCATAATTTGGCAGCCAGTCTATTTTTAGGGGATTTGCTAGATGCCCTGGCCGCTGAAGGTTGGGAAATCATCGATGCGATGGAGGCCTATGAAGACCCTATTTATCAAAACCAACCCAAAACACTGCCGGCCGGAGGAAATTTCCTCCGTGCTCTTTCAAAAGAAGCCGGGATTTATGGATCTCTTTTTGCCCATGCTCCTGAAAGAGAAGGGTATTTAAAAAACCAGATGGATATTCTAGGGCTATAA
- a CDS encoding EcsC family protein produces MTAWLYKTKKSPSLVNKLTKGTQKAINDLIPEKVHKVITFAIENMIKGVLFGTKYITPQPFAASNLSQREEKVKNIIKIYKNAASVEGAITGAGGLWLGLVDFPAFLSIKMKMLFEISAAYGYDVKKFEERLFMLYVFKLAFSSQETRNQTIHIIEHWDDYVEKLPRGIEEFNWREFQLEYRDYMDLAKLAQLIPIIGAGVGAVANYSLSSKLAETAMQCYRSRYFSWDASL; encoded by the coding sequence ATGACGGCTTGGTTATATAAAACCAAGAAAAGTCCTTCTCTTGTCAATAAATTGACAAAAGGAACGCAGAAAGCCATCAATGACCTGATTCCTGAAAAAGTCCATAAGGTCATTACTTTTGCCATTGAGAATATGATCAAGGGGGTATTATTCGGCACAAAATACATTACACCTCAACCTTTTGCAGCGTCCAATCTTTCCCAAAGGGAGGAAAAGGTCAAAAATATCATCAAAATCTATAAAAATGCAGCATCAGTAGAAGGAGCGATAACAGGAGCAGGGGGACTGTGGCTAGGGCTTGTAGATTTTCCTGCTTTTTTAAGCATCAAAATGAAAATGCTTTTTGAGATCTCGGCAGCTTATGGTTATGATGTTAAAAAATTCGAGGAAAGGCTTTTTATGCTCTATGTTTTTAAACTTGCCTTTTCAAGTCAGGAAACCCGGAATCAAACCATTCATATCATTGAGCATTGGGATGATTATGTGGAAAAGCTGCCAAGGGGAATAGAGGAGTTCAACTGGAGGGAATTTCAATTGGAATATAGAGATTATATGGATCTTGCCAAATTGGCACAGTTGATACCCATCATCGGAGCGGGAGTTGGAGCGGTGGCCAATTATTCGCTAAGTTCTAAATTAGCAGAAACAGCCATGCAATGTTATCGAAGCAGGTATTTCAGCTGGGATGCTAGCTTGTAG
- a CDS encoding DUF2116 family Zn-ribbon domain-containing protein, translating to MQRLKRHCLYCNSAIYGRADKRFCGDNCRSGYNNGRRKDVEDEVSLIKNILMRNRRILSKVLRDGEESVKVQKDRLSLMGYNFKYHTHHFLPGKDKLIWFNFEYGYLDLGNGMVLVIRDIGENYLKKFG from the coding sequence ATGCAGAGGTTAAAGAGACATTGCCTTTACTGTAATTCGGCGATTTATGGTAGGGCGGACAAGAGATTTTGTGGAGACAATTGTAGGAGTGGCTACAATAACGGAAGGAGAAAAGATGTTGAAGATGAGGTGAGTTTGATTAAAAATATCCTCATGCGAAACAGAAGGATTTTATCTAAAGTTTTGAGAGACGGTGAAGAATCTGTCAAAGTTCAAAAAGACAGGCTTTCTTTAATGGGCTATAATTTCAAATACCATACCCATCATTTTTTACCTGGAAAGGATAAATTGATCTGGTTTAACTTTGAATATGGTTATCTGGATTTGGGTAATGGTATGGTTTTGGTCATAAGGGACATAGGAGAAAATTATCTGAAGAAATTTGGATGA
- the acnA gene encoding aconitate hydratase AcnA — MSQDPFKALKSLKTEKGNFQYWSLAVLKEAGFQIDALPFSIRVLLENALRNFDDFGITRDHIETLAKWSPEPSDKDIPFKPARVLMQDFTGVPAVVDIASLRAEAVRKGKDPEKINPLIPVDLVIDHSVQVDYFGTNYSYQKNVEVEYKRNGERYQFLKWAQKAFDNFSVVPPGMGICHQVNLEYLAQGVIARDGKVFPDTLVGTDSHTPMVNGIGVVAWGVGGIEAEAAILGQPIYFIMPEVVGLKLTGKLPPGTTATDMVLTITELLRKHGVVGKFVEVFGSGLETLTVPDRATISNMSPEFGCTVTYFPIDDRTLDYMAKTNRPKDQIQLVEDYCKSNMLWREGEEKIKYSSIVELDLSSVEPTVSGPKRPQDKILVREFKQKFGEILEKVHGRTYIPIDKRDVGRWYGEGGSQPSESRTGALVDIEVEAKANKGLKTVAVRVHNEEFVLHDGSIVIAAITSCTNTSNPSVMLGAGLVAKKARERGLDVKPWVKTSLAPGSKVVSDYLKKANLMDDLEALRFHVVGYGCTSCIGNSGPLPKHIAKAVEEYDLVVSAVLSGNRNFEARVHPQVKMNYLMSPMLVVAYALVGRVDVDLQHEPIGYDPNLEPVYLRDIWPSNEEIYEVMSKVLSPADFEKNYGEIFEGNEIWQQLQVPNDMVFQWSEDSTYIKEAPFFKGISEVVEEPRDIVDAKVLLKLGDSITTDHISPAGSFSENSPAGQYLIQRGVEKKDFNSYGSRRGNDEVMVRGTFANVRIKNHLVSREGGFTLHIPSGEEMTVFEASQKYRGENTPLIVLAGKEYGSGSSRDWAAKGANLLGVKAVLAESYERIHRSNLVGMGILPLQFLPGDSADRLGLTGKETFSILGISDGLSAMKRLKIKANIEAKKDIEFEVLCRLDSLIEIEYYKNGGILHYVLRDFLKK, encoded by the coding sequence ATGTCACAAGACCCTTTTAAAGCCCTAAAGTCCCTTAAAACCGAAAAAGGAAATTTTCAATACTGGAGTTTGGCAGTATTGAAGGAAGCAGGATTTCAAATTGATGCCCTTCCTTTTTCCATTCGCGTACTTTTGGAAAATGCACTGAGGAATTTTGATGATTTTGGAATTACCAGGGATCATATTGAAACTTTGGCCAAATGGTCTCCTGAGCCATCTGATAAGGACATTCCCTTCAAACCGGCCAGGGTGCTGATGCAGGATTTTACAGGGGTGCCGGCTGTCGTCGATATTGCCTCTCTGAGAGCAGAAGCGGTACGAAAGGGAAAAGATCCTGAAAAAATCAATCCTTTGATTCCCGTGGATTTGGTGATTGATCACTCGGTTCAGGTGGACTATTTTGGGACCAACTATTCCTATCAAAAAAATGTAGAAGTAGAGTATAAAAGAAATGGTGAGCGCTATCAGTTTTTGAAATGGGCCCAAAAGGCTTTTGATAATTTTTCAGTAGTGCCTCCCGGTATGGGCATTTGTCATCAGGTCAATCTGGAATATTTGGCACAGGGGGTCATTGCAAGGGATGGAAAGGTTTTTCCTGACACTTTGGTAGGCACAGATTCCCACACACCAATGGTCAATGGGATAGGGGTTGTCGCCTGGGGCGTGGGAGGCATTGAGGCAGAAGCAGCAATTCTGGGGCAGCCCATTTATTTTATCATGCCAGAGGTAGTGGGCCTGAAACTGACCGGCAAGCTTCCTCCTGGTACCACCGCCACTGATATGGTTTTGACCATTACAGAATTATTGAGAAAACACGGTGTGGTAGGAAAGTTTGTTGAGGTTTTTGGCTCAGGATTGGAAACTCTTACAGTCCCCGATCGGGCCACTATTTCCAATATGTCACCTGAATTCGGCTGTACGGTAACTTATTTTCCAATAGATGACAGGACATTGGATTATATGGCAAAAACCAATAGGCCAAAGGATCAAATCCAATTGGTGGAAGATTATTGTAAGTCAAATATGCTGTGGAGGGAAGGAGAAGAAAAAATAAAATACAGTTCCATTGTGGAATTGGATCTTTCATCAGTAGAGCCGACTGTTTCCGGTCCAAAGCGGCCTCAGGATAAAATCTTGGTACGGGAGTTCAAGCAGAAGTTTGGGGAAATCTTGGAAAAAGTTCATGGTAGAACTTACATTCCAATAGATAAAAGGGATGTAGGCAGGTGGTATGGAGAGGGGGGAAGTCAGCCTTCAGAAAGTAGGACTGGTGCTTTGGTAGATATAGAGGTTGAGGCTAAAGCTAATAAAGGATTAAAAACCGTGGCTGTGAGGGTGCACAATGAGGAATTTGTCCTTCATGATGGATCTATTGTAATAGCGGCCATCACTTCTTGTACCAATACTTCTAATCCTTCGGTGATGTTGGGTGCGGGTTTGGTGGCCAAAAAAGCCAGGGAGAGGGGTTTGGATGTTAAGCCTTGGGTAAAGACCTCATTGGCTCCTGGCTCTAAAGTGGTCAGTGATTACCTTAAAAAAGCCAATTTAATGGATGATTTGGAGGCGTTGAGGTTTCATGTGGTAGGTTATGGTTGTACTTCTTGTATTGGAAATTCCGGGCCTCTCCCCAAGCATATCGCAAAAGCCGTTGAGGAATACGACCTTGTTGTTAGTGCTGTTTTGTCAGGCAACAGGAATTTTGAAGCCAGGGTGCATCCACAGGTCAAAATGAATTACCTGATGTCGCCCATGTTGGTAGTAGCCTATGCCTTGGTGGGAAGAGTGGATGTGGATTTGCAGCATGAACCAATTGGTTATGATCCAAATCTTGAGCCAGTCTATCTCAGGGATATATGGCCTTCCAATGAGGAAATTTATGAAGTAATGTCCAAGGTGCTTTCACCGGCTGATTTTGAAAAGAATTATGGGGAAATATTTGAAGGAAATGAAATCTGGCAACAATTGCAGGTTCCCAATGATATGGTCTTCCAATGGTCTGAGGATAGTACTTATATCAAAGAAGCACCGTTTTTCAAGGGTATTTCAGAGGTTGTTGAAGAACCGAGGGATATTGTGGATGCCAAAGTACTGCTCAAACTTGGTGATTCCATAACCACAGATCACATTTCTCCCGCAGGGTCTTTTTCTGAAAATTCCCCCGCTGGGCAGTACCTGATTCAAAGGGGAGTAGAAAAGAAAGATTTCAATTCCTATGGCTCCCGAAGGGGTAATGATGAGGTAATGGTACGTGGTACTTTTGCCAATGTCAGGATCAAAAACCACTTGGTAAGCAGAGAGGGGGGATTTACTTTACATATCCCATCAGGTGAGGAGATGACTGTTTTTGAAGCTTCCCAAAAATACCGGGGAGAAAATACCCCTTTGATTGTATTGGCAGGCAAAGAATACGGGAGTGGATCCTCAAGAGATTGGGCAGCAAAAGGAGCCAATCTTTTAGGAGTGAAAGCTGTTCTTGCAGAAAGCTACGAAAGGATACATAGGAGTAACCTGGTTGGGATGGGAATACTTCCTTTACAATTCCTTCCGGGAGATAGTGCGGACAGATTGGGTTTAACTGGTAAAGAAACTTTTAGCATATTGGGTATAAGCGATGGATTATCAGCTATGAAAAGGCTGAAAATAAAAGCTAACATAGAAGCAAAGAAGGATATTGAATTTGAGGTTTTGTGCAGATTGGACTCCCTGATAGAGATTGAATATTACAAAAATGGAGGGATATTGCATTATGTCCTTCGGGATTTCCTTAAAAAATAG
- a CDS encoding MlaD family protein, protein MRNDNKKSVIVGIFVLIGIIIFVAGVLTLGGQQKKFVRSIQLTAVFDDVAGMQTGNNVWFSGVKIGTVRRINFFGDSQVEIVMNVEEKVREYIRKDSKATISSDGLIGNKIIVIYGGTTQAPPVENGDRLMSEMPLDTDKMMETLQENNKNLVTITENLKVLTSKIAQGEGIVGAVMTDSVLAGNFKSILSNLERASVNSNRMLVELNKFSANLNKEGNLVHDLMNDKELYKNLQSSAQGLQATVDNAKILTQSLNEVSEKFNDKNNALGMVLNDEEFAARLKHTLIYADSSTMNLNRGLEALEYTWPFRRGFRRMNKAKEGN, encoded by the coding sequence ATGAGAAACGATAATAAAAAATCCGTCATTGTGGGCATCTTCGTCCTGATTGGGATTATCATCTTTGTGGCAGGGGTGCTTACCTTGGGGGGGCAACAGAAAAAATTTGTAAGAAGTATTCAGCTGACTGCTGTTTTTGATGATGTAGCGGGTATGCAGACCGGCAACAATGTTTGGTTTTCCGGAGTGAAAATCGGAACGGTCAGGAGAATCAATTTTTTTGGGGATTCCCAGGTGGAAATCGTGATGAATGTGGAGGAGAAGGTGAGAGAGTACATCAGAAAGGATTCCAAAGCTACGATCAGTTCAGATGGTCTCATAGGCAATAAAATCATTGTCATCTATGGAGGGACTACCCAGGCGCCTCCTGTAGAAAATGGGGATAGGCTGATGTCCGAGATGCCTTTGGATACCGATAAGATGATGGAAACCCTTCAGGAGAATAATAAAAACCTGGTCACCATTACTGAAAACCTCAAAGTCCTGACAAGTAAAATTGCGCAAGGAGAAGGGATTGTAGGAGCTGTAATGACTGATAGTGTTCTGGCCGGAAATTTTAAAAGCATCTTGAGTAATCTGGAGAGGGCTTCAGTCAATAGCAACAGGATGTTGGTGGAGTTGAATAAATTTTCAGCCAATTTAAACAAAGAGGGTAATTTGGTTCATGACCTGATGAATGATAAGGAACTGTATAAAAACTTACAGTCATCAGCTCAAGGGCTTCAGGCCACGGTGGACAATGCCAAAATCCTAACACAGAGCTTGAATGAGGTCAGCGAAAAATTCAATGATAAAAACAATGCTCTGGGGATGGTGCTGAATGATGAAGAATTTGCGGCAAGATTGAAGCATACCTTGATTTATGCGGATAGTTCCACCATGAACCTTAACAGGGGGCTAGAAGCGTTGGAATATACCTGGCCATTTAGAAGAGGCTTCAGGAGAATGAATAAAGCCAAAGAGGGCAATTGA
- a CDS encoding ABC transporter ATP-binding protein yields the protein MRETVIEIRKLYKSFGENDVLRGVDLDLYKGENLVVLGKSGSGKSVLIKILVQLLKQDEGYINILGKDLSKLSLRELNQLRLKIGFAFQASALYDSMTVRENLEFPLTRNIKNLTRKEIDYKVEHLLDSVGLPQTINQMPSELSGGQKKRIGVARTLILNPEIMFYDEPTAGLDPITCIDINNLINQVREEYKTSSIVITHDLTCAKVTGDRMAVLVEGQFKAVGSFEEVFENATDPNIKSFYDYNFIK from the coding sequence ATGAGGGAGACGGTAATAGAAATCAGAAAATTATACAAATCCTTCGGTGAGAATGACGTTTTGCGGGGAGTGGATCTTGATCTTTATAAGGGAGAAAACCTTGTCGTACTTGGAAAGTCGGGCAGTGGGAAATCAGTTTTGATCAAAATCCTGGTGCAGCTTTTGAAACAGGATGAAGGATATATCAATATTCTTGGTAAGGACCTTTCAAAGTTAAGTTTGAGGGAACTGAACCAATTGAGGTTGAAAATAGGGTTTGCTTTTCAGGCCTCTGCCCTTTATGACAGTATGACCGTCAGGGAAAATCTTGAATTTCCACTGACAAGAAATATAAAAAATCTTACCAGGAAAGAAATTGATTACAAAGTAGAGCATCTCCTTGATTCAGTGGGCCTTCCCCAGACCATCAATCAGATGCCTTCAGAGCTTTCCGGTGGACAAAAAAAGCGGATTGGTGTGGCAAGGACGCTGATCCTGAATCCTGAAATCATGTTTTATGATGAGCCTACAGCGGGACTTGACCCCATCACCTGTATTGATATCAACAACCTGATCAATCAGGTAAGGGAAGAATATAAAACTTCCTCTATCGTCATTACGCATGACCTAACCTGTGCCAAAGTAACGGGAGACAGGATGGCTGTTCTGGTTGAGGGACAATTTAAAGCCGTGGGATCATTTGAGGAGGTATTTGAAAATGCCACAGATCCTAACATTAAATCATTCTATGACTATAATTTCATCAAATAA
- a CDS encoding MlaE family ABC transporter permease: protein MEDNRPVISKKLDNFFRGLADAFAFVKRFFQEVWFPPYEFKEILRQCYEIGYRSLPLISLTGFIIGIVFTNQSRPSLAEFGATSWLPALISIAVVRALGPLVTALIAAGKVGSSIGAELGSMKVTEQIDAMEVSAINPFKYLVITRTLATTFMIPVLVMYTDFVALMGSFINVNQNELVSLSTFFVQVFESISFLDIFSSVIKSLVFGFTIGIVGCYKGYNSTKGTEGVGQAANSSVVMSMFLIFIEELLALQIVNAIRYA, encoded by the coding sequence ATGGAAGACAATCGACCGGTCATAAGCAAGAAGTTGGATAATTTTTTCAGGGGTCTGGCAGATGCTTTTGCCTTTGTTAAGCGATTTTTTCAGGAGGTTTGGTTCCCTCCCTATGAGTTCAAAGAAATTCTAAGGCAGTGTTATGAAATAGGCTACCGTTCATTGCCCTTGATTTCCCTGACAGGATTTATCATAGGTATTGTATTTACCAACCAATCCAGGCCCTCTCTGGCTGAGTTTGGTGCCACTTCTTGGTTGCCGGCTTTGATATCTATTGCAGTAGTCAGGGCATTAGGCCCACTTGTGACAGCGCTTATTGCCGCGGGAAAAGTAGGTTCGAGTATAGGTGCTGAATTGGGCTCCATGAAGGTGACTGAGCAAATAGACGCGATGGAAGTATCTGCAATCAATCCATTCAAATATCTTGTGATCACCAGAACCCTGGCCACTACATTCATGATACCGGTATTGGTTATGTACACGGATTTTGTGGCTTTGATGGGTTCTTTTATCAATGTCAACCAAAACGAGCTGGTTTCTCTTTCTACCTTTTTTGTTCAGGTGTTTGAATCCATTTCATTTTTGGATATTTTCTCCTCTGTGATCAAGTCTTTGGTATTTGGGTTTACCATTGGAATTGTGGGTTGTTATAAAGGGTATAACTCTACAAAAGGCACTGAAGGGGTAGGACAAGCGGCTAACTCTTCAGTTGTAATGTCCATGTTCCTGATATTTATTGAAGAACTTTTGGCACTGCAAATAGTCAATGCCATACGATATGCTTAA
- a CDS encoding response regulator: MVNRIIFVDDDTIQHMINRKNLQRLKPEIELFFFENPYKALEWLEGNEADLLILDVNMPEMTGWEFLDLLRQKERTIEVKMLTSSMDPVDIEMSLNYSMVSGFLIKPLKNEIMAEILGIVP; the protein is encoded by the coding sequence ATGGTTAATAGAATAATTTTTGTAGACGACGATACCATCCAACATATGATCAACCGGAAGAATCTGCAGCGGTTGAAACCGGAAATAGAGCTGTTCTTTTTTGAGAATCCCTACAAAGCTTTAGAGTGGTTGGAGGGTAATGAAGCGGATCTTTTAATCTTGGATGTCAATATGCCTGAGATGACAGGTTGGGAGTTTTTAGACTTATTGAGGCAAAAAGAAAGGACCATTGAAGTTAAAATGCTTACCTCCTCCATGGACCCCGTTGACATTGAGATGAGCCTCAATTATTCCATGGTTTCCGGTTTTTTGATCAAGCCTCTTAAGAATGAAATTATGGCTGAGATTTTGGGGATTGTTCCATAA
- the floA gene encoding flotillin-like protein FloA (flotillin-like protein involved in membrane lipid rafts): MEITDSAFILFAAFAGLILLFIFLYFVPVNLWITAIFANVRVSIGELIGMRIRKVPPSVIVNSLITATKAGLQLTTNELETHYLAGGNVPNVIRALISADKANINLSFKQATAIDLAGRDVFEAVQISVNPKVINTPNVAAVAADGIQLIAKARVTVRANIAQLVGGAGEDTILARVGEGIVTSIGSAQNHKSVLENPDKISKLVLERGLDAGTAFEILSIDIADIDVGTNIGAKLQIDQASADLKVAEAKAEERRAMAVALEQEMKAKTVEMRAKVIEAEAEVPKAIAEAFRSGNLGVMDYYRMENIKSDTDMRSSIAGTDSSSSSESNKGKGGEKK; the protein is encoded by the coding sequence ATGGAAATTACAGATTCAGCGTTCATTTTATTCGCAGCCTTTGCAGGGCTGATTTTACTCTTTATCTTTCTCTATTTTGTTCCCGTTAATCTGTGGATTACGGCCATATTTGCCAATGTGAGGGTGAGTATAGGGGAGTTGATAGGGATGCGTATCCGAAAAGTACCGCCTAGTGTCATTGTCAATTCATTGATTACTGCTACCAAGGCAGGCCTTCAGTTGACAACCAACGAGTTGGAGACCCATTACCTGGCAGGGGGTAATGTACCGAATGTGATCAGGGCCCTGATTTCAGCAGATAAAGCCAATATCAACCTAAGTTTCAAACAGGCCACAGCAATAGATCTTGCAGGTAGGGATGTATTTGAGGCGGTTCAGATTTCTGTTAATCCTAAAGTGATCAATACGCCGAATGTGGCTGCAGTTGCAGCTGACGGAATCCAGCTGATTGCCAAAGCCAGGGTTACCGTACGAGCAAATATTGCACAGCTTGTAGGGGGTGCAGGTGAAGATACGATTCTGGCAAGGGTAGGGGAAGGAATTGTAACTTCCATTGGCTCGGCCCAAAACCACAAAAGTGTGCTGGAGAACCCGGATAAAATTTCCAAATTAGTTTTGGAAAGGGGATTGGATGCAGGTACTGCTTTTGAAATCCTTTCCATTGATATTGCAGATATTGATGTGGGAACCAATATCGGTGCCAAACTCCAGATTGATCAGGCCTCAGCCGATTTGAAAGTTGCAGAAGCGAAGGCTGAAGAGAGGAGAGCAATGGCAGTGGCCCTAGAGCAGGAAATGAAGGCCAAGACGGTAGAAATGCGTGCTAAAGTAATTGAAGCGGAAGCGGAAGTTCCCAAAGCGATAGCGGAAGCTTTCAGAAGCGGTAATTTGGGTGTGATGGATTATTACCGCATGGAAAATATCAAGTCTGATACAGACATGAGATCGTCCATAGCAGGTACAGATAGTTCCAGTTCTTCTGAAAGTAACAAAGGAAAAGGAGGGGAGAAGAAGTAA
- a CDS encoding NfeD family protein translates to MTWFILLSLLIVGLLLVLTEILFVPGTTLVGLIGVFFTAGGIYYAFLKFDAQTAWIILLLAVVVNFSAIIYGFRSGVWSKFALKDTINSHAFDDRLQGLELGMEGTAISDIKPIGKAEIGDKIYEVKSDSGLIRAGTKIYIHKLENNKIIIKA, encoded by the coding sequence ATGACTTGGTTCATTCTTCTTTCCTTGTTGATCGTGGGGCTTCTTTTGGTCCTTACAGAAATCCTGTTCGTTCCGGGAACTACCCTTGTGGGCCTTATTGGTGTCTTTTTCACGGCTGGGGGAATATATTATGCATTCCTCAAATTTGATGCACAGACAGCATGGATCATCCTTTTGTTGGCAGTTGTGGTCAATTTTTCTGCCATCATTTATGGATTTAGATCGGGTGTTTGGAGCAAATTTGCGCTGAAGGACACCATAAACAGCCATGCATTTGATGATAGGCTTCAGGGACTGGAATTGGGCATGGAAGGGACAGCCATTTCAGATATCAAACCTATAGGCAAAGCAGAAATCGGGGACAAAATCTATGAAGTAAAATCAGATTCAGGATTGATCCGGGCAGGTACCAAGATTTACATTCATAAATTGGAAAACAATAAAATCATCATTAAAGCATAA
- the proS gene encoding proline--tRNA ligase, translating to MSKGLPKRSEDYSLWYNELVKRADLAENSPVRGCMVIKPYGYSIWEKMQAQLDKMFKETGHTNAYFPLFIPKSYLSKEASHVEGFAKECAVVTHYRLKNSEDGKGVVVDPEAKLEEELIVRPTSETVIWSTYKNWIQSYRDLPLLVNQWANVVRWEMRTRLFLRTAEFLWQEGHTAHASKQEAIDETVQMMNVYAEFAEKYMAVPVVKGVKSANERFAGAEDTYCIEAMMQDGKALQAGTSHFLGQNFAKAFDVKFATKEGGLDYVWGTSWGVSTRLMGALIMAHSDDNGLVLPPKLAPIQVVIVPIYKGYEELDRISEKAKEIMAKLRAKGITVHYDHRDTHKPGWKFAEYELKGVPLRIAMGPRDLENNTIELARRDTLTKETVNLNDVQIDTYLEALLEKIQDSIYEKALNFRNEMTTEVNSWQEFEDLIENKGGFLAAHWDGTTETEEKIKELTKATIRCIPIDQKAEEGKCILTGKPSKGRVLFARAY from the coding sequence ATGAGTAAAGGATTACCTAAAAGAAGTGAGGACTACTCTTTGTGGTACAATGAATTAGTGAAAAGGGCAGATCTGGCTGAAAACTCCCCTGTCAGGGGCTGTATGGTGATTAAGCCATACGGATATTCTATTTGGGAAAAAATGCAGGCCCAACTGGACAAAATGTTCAAGGAAACAGGTCACACCAATGCCTATTTCCCCTTGTTTATCCCCAAATCCTACCTTTCCAAAGAAGCAAGTCACGTAGAAGGTTTTGCCAAAGAATGTGCCGTAGTGACACATTACAGGCTGAAAAATTCAGAGGACGGAAAAGGTGTGGTTGTAGATCCTGAAGCAAAACTCGAAGAAGAACTTATCGTAAGGCCGACCTCTGAAACAGTCATTTGGAGTACGTATAAAAATTGGATACAATCCTATCGGGATTTACCCCTTCTGGTCAACCAATGGGCCAATGTGGTAAGGTGGGAAATGCGAACCCGATTGTTCCTAAGAACTGCAGAATTTCTATGGCAGGAGGGGCATACCGCACACGCCAGCAAACAGGAAGCTATTGATGAGACAGTGCAAATGATGAATGTTTATGCTGAGTTTGCCGAAAAATATATGGCAGTGCCTGTTGTCAAAGGAGTGAAGAGTGCCAACGAAAGATTTGCCGGAGCGGAAGATACCTATTGCATTGAAGCCATGATGCAGGACGGCAAAGCCCTTCAGGCTGGAACCTCCCATTTCTTGGGACAAAATTTTGCAAAAGCATTTGATGTCAAATTTGCTACCAAGGAAGGTGGACTGGATTATGTTTGGGGTACATCCTGGGGGGTAAGTACCCGATTGATGGGGGCTTTGATTATGGCGCATTCAGATGATAATGGTTTGGTTTTACCTCCAAAGTTGGCACCTATTCAGGTGGTGATTGTTCCCATTTACAAGGGATACGAGGAGCTTGACAGGATATCCGAAAAGGCCAAAGAAATTATGGCGAAATTGAGGGCTAAAGGCATCACCGTCCATTATGACCATAGAGATACCCACAAACCCGGGTGGAAATTTGCCGAATATGAACTAAAAGGAGTTCCTTTGAGGATAGCCATGGGGCCGAGGGATTTGGAAAACAACACGATCGAACTGGCAAGAAGGGATACCTTGACCAAGGAAACCGTCAATCTCAACGATGTCCAAATAGACACTTATTTAGAAGCGCTTTTGGAGAAAATCCAGGACAGCATTTATGAGAAAGCCTTGAACTTCAGAAATGAAATGACGACGGAAGTCAATTCATGGCAGGAATTTGAGGATTTGATTGAAAATAAAGGAGGTTTCCTTGCTGCACATTGGGACGGAACCACCGAAACTGAGGAGAAAATCAAAGAATTGACCAAAGCTACCATCAGGTGTATTCCTATCGATCAGAAAGCAGAAGAAGGAAAATGCATTCTTACGGGTAAGCCTTCTAAAGGAAGGGTACTTTTTGCCAGGGCATATTGA